A genome region from Methanobacterium subterraneum includes the following:
- a CDS encoding polysaccharide pyruvyl transferase family protein, which translates to MQKNTATHDFKSGEKFTGPRVLLVGYNGANNTGSEARLLTIIDDIRSLLGPHVQITVPTLNEENLRRYLDEDEYLHIAPIPSIFFFAIDKLVKEHDLVLLVEGSCYMDTWTSALLWAFLWATRSAHKQKKPCVAYAVDAGELSSLNRWLVKREASKTDLIITRTMHAQKRLEEIGVTAPLNSTADCAFTFSPEPKDHDFLTKIWPEVSNGVVGLAVVDFSLWPVVIRPWGRKENLYKWPYYFSRSRERMNTREKLVKGWARIADQIIKEHSKEVALIGMEALDQPLAQDILRGMENKDSCRVISSNEYNASQMTSMLSQLDLLVTSRYHSAVLSLRALVPQIAVGHDPRLTSFYQDLHLFPDYFLHHDDPNLWEDLNQKIGLLLDNTDLQKDTLEEGLTQQVNLSQKNRIILGEFLKENGTMPGED; encoded by the coding sequence ATGCAAAAAAACACTGCCACACATGACTTTAAATCCGGGGAGAAATTTACTGGCCCCCGGGTTCTCCTGGTGGGCTACAACGGGGCCAACAACACCGGATCAGAGGCCCGTCTTCTGACCATCATAGATGATATTCGGAGCCTGCTGGGACCCCATGTCCAGATCACGGTCCCCACCCTTAATGAGGAGAACCTGCGCCGTTACTTGGATGAGGATGAATACCTGCACATTGCACCCATCCCTTCCATCTTCTTCTTTGCCATTGACAAACTAGTGAAAGAGCATGATCTGGTGCTCCTGGTGGAAGGAAGCTGTTACATGGACACCTGGACTTCCGCCTTGCTCTGGGCATTCTTATGGGCGACCCGTAGTGCTCATAAACAAAAAAAACCATGTGTGGCCTATGCAGTGGATGCCGGTGAATTATCCAGTCTGAATCGTTGGCTGGTTAAAAGGGAAGCCAGTAAAACCGATCTCATCATCACTAGGACCATGCATGCCCAAAAGCGACTGGAAGAAATAGGAGTGACTGCACCCCTCAATTCCACAGCTGACTGTGCATTCACCTTTTCCCCAGAACCGAAAGACCATGATTTTTTAACTAAAATATGGCCGGAAGTCTCAAATGGCGTAGTTGGCCTGGCAGTGGTGGATTTTTCACTCTGGCCAGTGGTAATACGGCCCTGGGGAAGAAAAGAAAACCTTTACAAGTGGCCCTATTATTTCTCCCGTTCCAGGGAAAGGATGAATACCCGGGAAAAACTGGTTAAAGGATGGGCAAGAATAGCCGATCAGATAATAAAAGAACACTCCAAAGAAGTGGCACTTATAGGTATGGAAGCCCTGGACCAGCCACTGGCCCAGGACATACTCCGTGGAATGGAGAATAAAGATTCCTGCCGAGTTATATCCTCCAATGAGTACAATGCATCCCAAATGACATCCATGCTCTCCCAACTGGATTTACTGGTTACTTCCCGTTATCATTCCGCGGTGTTATCACTCCGTGCCCTAGTTCCCCAAATAGCAGTGGGACATGATCCTCGGTTAACTTCATTCTACCAGGATCTCCACCTCTTTCCCGACTACTTTTTACACCACGATGACCCTAATCTATGGGAAGATCTTAACCAGAAGATAGGTTTACTATTAGATAACACTGATTTACAGAAAGATACTCTGGAAGAGGGGTTAACCCAACAGGTGAATCTATCCCAAAAGAACCGGATCATTCTCGGAGAGTTCCTGAAAGAAAATGGGACCATGCCAGGGGAGGATTAG
- a CDS encoding SHOCT-like domain-containing protein: protein MSKNVSDERMQILEMVEDGKITAAEAMELFSALEKNDQEIVPQKDAKWLKVRVFTMDDKPKVNVNIPLSLVDVGLKLAKKYDPKLKDSGLDNINIDEIMDAVKNGAEGKIVDVIDEEEQTKVKVYVE from the coding sequence ATGTCTAAAAATGTTTCAGATGAAAGGATGCAGATTTTAGAAATGGTAGAAGATGGTAAGATCACTGCAGCAGAAGCAATGGAACTATTTTCTGCCCTGGAAAAAAATGATCAGGAGATTGTGCCTCAAAAAGATGCAAAATGGTTAAAGGTTCGAGTTTTCACCATGGATGATAAGCCCAAAGTGAATGTGAACATACCCCTGTCTCTGGTAGATGTGGGACTGAAACTGGCCAAAAAATACGACCCCAAACTGAAGGACTCTGGTCTGGATAACATCAACATTGACGAAATTATGGATGCCGTTAAAAACGGAGCCGAGGGTAAAATTGTTGATGTGATTGATGAGGAAGAACAAACAAAAGTCAAGGTTTACGTGGAATAA
- a CDS encoding flavodoxin family protein, with protein sequence MKILTIIGSPRKKGNSYQAAKKLEEEMKKKGDYQFEYVFLKDAHLETCRGCFNCVPRGIEFCPLKDDRQMIQDKMEEADGLIMVSPVYVMMVSTLLKNFIDRVAYLCHRPAYHGKKALVLCTTAGVGSKETLKYMETVTKSWGYRVTGKCGLVTAPWPATDGLKRKNQRNLEKSVENFDKSLKSVEKEKLNGVKVGFMDYMSFRIFQTVSLNVREYMPADYQFYQGKEYYQPARIGLITRALSGVMLKVIFFMMRDMGPGDGEK encoded by the coding sequence ATGAAAATTTTAACTATCATTGGAAGTCCTCGCAAGAAGGGTAACAGTTACCAGGCTGCCAAAAAACTGGAAGAAGAGATGAAAAAGAAGGGGGATTACCAGTTTGAATACGTCTTTCTGAAGGATGCTCATCTGGAAACTTGCCGGGGATGTTTCAACTGTGTGCCCAGGGGGATTGAATTCTGCCCCCTGAAGGATGACCGGCAGATGATCCAGGATAAGATGGAAGAAGCAGATGGTCTGATTATGGTTTCACCAGTGTACGTAATGATGGTCTCCACCCTTTTGAAGAATTTCATCGACCGGGTGGCCTACCTCTGCCACCGCCCAGCCTACCACGGGAAGAAGGCTCTGGTTCTCTGCACCACTGCAGGAGTAGGAAGTAAAGAAACACTGAAATACATGGAAACTGTGACTAAATCCTGGGGATACAGGGTAACTGGTAAATGTGGATTGGTTACCGCACCCTGGCCAGCAACTGATGGTTTAAAAAGGAAAAATCAGAGAAACTTGGAAAAATCTGTAGAAAACTTTGATAAGTCCTTAAAATCGGTTGAAAAAGAGAAACTCAATGGAGTGAAAGTGGGTTTTATGGATTACATGAGTTTCCGTATATTCCAAACTGTCTCTCTCAACGTCAGAGAGTACATGCCCGCCGATTACCAGTTTTATCAGGGCAAGGAATACTATCAGCCAGCCAGGATAGGCCTCATTACCCGGGCATTGTCTGGAGTTATGTTGAAGGTGATCTTCTTTATGATGAGAGATATGGGCCCTGGAGATGGAGAAAAATAG
- a CDS encoding DUF2089 domain-containing protein, with amino-acid sequence MDLKREVPGSCPICKGETKITEIHCKTCETTIQGEFDLCKFCKLSEQQKYFVEVFIKNRGNIKEIEKELGISYPTVRNKLDEVISSLGYKLEKPAINQKEIIEKLSKGEINKDEALKLLNK; translated from the coding sequence ATGGATTTGAAACGTGAAGTGCCTGGAAGCTGCCCCATCTGCAAGGGTGAAACCAAGATCACCGAGATACACTGTAAAACTTGCGAAACTACCATCCAGGGTGAATTCGACCTCTGCAAGTTTTGCAAGCTAAGTGAACAACAAAAATACTTTGTTGAGGTTTTCATCAAAAACAGGGGCAATATTAAGGAAATAGAGAAGGAACTGGGGATATCCTATCCCACAGTAAGGAATAAGCTGGATGAAGTGATTTCCTCCCTGGGATACAAACTGGAAAAACCAGCCATTAACCAGAAGGAGATTATAGAAAAACTCAGTAAAGGCGAAATCAACAAAGATGAAGCTTTAAAACTGTTGAATAAATAA